Below is a genomic region from Rutidosis leptorrhynchoides isolate AG116_Rl617_1_P2 unplaced genomic scaffold, CSIRO_AGI_Rlap_v1 contig209, whole genome shotgun sequence.
AGACGCAGAAGGAGAGAGTCGATCCTGAAAGATATTTGGAAATCAACTGGTCCGTCGACAAGAGAGAAGAAGAGAGAAAAATGGTGGTGAAGGTGTACGGGCCTGATTATGCGAATCCGAAGCGAGTGCTGGTGTGCCTGATCGAGAAGGGCGTCGAGTTCGAGACCGTTCCCATCGATATCTTCAAGGACGAGAACAGATCCCCTGAATTCCTCAAGCTCCAGGGCCTGTCTCTGTTCTTGAAACTCGCGTCTCTTTGGATCGGACTGGAGTTTACATTTTCTTCGTGGGTACTTAGCATTTGAGGTACTTTATCTGATTGTTTCTGATTCGGATCATGTGTGTGCGTGCCTGCAGCCCTTCGGATCGGTTCCTGTGATTCAAGATGGAGACTATACTTTGTTTGGTAATGCTCTCGACTTTTGGATTTTCACATCGCACTCCGACGCTTGGACCGAAACATGTGGAAGCACGGATGGTTCTTCCGCATGCTGTCGCTTGTGTAATTTGTCGGGTTAAGGTTTGGTGTTTAAAGTCTAAGAAGCTCTGCAATGAATAGATACCACAGGAAGTTGAGAAGCCCGAGTTCTGTCGACATATTCAGTTGATATTAGCAGCTCGTTTTAGCTCATGGACGTCCGGTGATTTAGCTTTGCGACTCCTTTAATCACTTGCGTGCTTTGACAATAACTTTCGAGTGTTCTTTTAtcctctcaaaaaaaaaaaaaatgctggtGTAATCAAAATGCATTAGGGGCGGAGGATTTGTGCTCGGAACTCAGCACCTTCCGGCATTTGTTAGGTTAAAGTTTAGGTTGTCGTCTTTATAATTGAACTTTTTAAGAGTCTGATCAATCTCGAGTCGAAACATTTGCCTAAGCAATGGATGATTTAAATCAAAGCTCCATGGCGAAATAGTCTGAATTGGGAAGGATTGGGCGTGCGTTTCAGCGATGAGATGCGAGTCTTTCGAGTATTTTCCCCATCAGTCAGGATTGCTCAGGTTTAAGGAAAAGAGGCCAGACTCGTCAGTTGGCTATCTGGGGAGTATCCAAGGAAGAGTAAAGAGTAGCTTCGAAAACTACCGTTTCCTATGTTGGCCGAAGGCCGTCGATTATCTGTTTGAACCTGCATTTTTGTCCAATTACTTTCCTGACCGATGTCGAGGCAGAATGATCAATTCATAGTCATAAAAACATCCCACTGATTCTGCACTGTTACTGTTGGTCTAGCGTTGTGAGACTGACTGCTTGTAAATTCAAAATCTTACCGCTGGTCTCTTTTAGGTTGCGTTCTAGATTATGGTCAATTTCATGCGGGGGGGTAAAGATTTGTCTCTCTGTAATGGATCCTATTTTGTTCATGCAGAATCGCGGGCCATCGCAAGGTATTATGCCCAGAAATACAAGCACCAAGGGACCGACCTGCTGGGAAAGACGATAGAGGAGACGGGGCTCGTCGAGCAGTGGCTCGAAGTCGAGGCCCAGTGCTACAGCCCGCCCATCACTGACCTCATCTACAAAATTGTTTTGGACCCGATTAGGGGACTTACCCCGGATCCGAAGCTGATCAAAGAGAGCGAGGACAAGCTCTGTAAGGTGCTGGACATCTACGAGGAGAGGCTGTCGAAGAGCAAGTACCTGGCCGGGGATTTTTTCAGCCTCGCCGACCTAAGCCACCTCTCGTTAACGCAATACCTGATGGGAAAAATGGGGAAGGAGTACCTGATAAGGGACCGGAAGCATGTGAGCGCGTGGTGGGATGACATCTCGAGCAGGCCTTCATGGAAGAAGGTCGTTGAGCTCTGGCCCGGTCTGTATTAGGACCGTTTTTATTAGGTCCGTCGGATGCACCCGAGTTCTTGGTCTGTGAGAAGGGAGTAGTTGCTTTCCGTGGACCATCGAGTCTCCCTGTGCCTAATTAGTACGTTACCACTCGATCCCAATCGACGGATTTGGGGGATCTAATAAGCTTTGTCGAGTCTAGTTTGTGAAAGATATTGTGTCAAGTGGGATCACTCCAGTGAAATTATCCTCTATAAGGCCTTTTTTGATGTTGTATCCTTCTCTAGTCTAGAATAATGTGCTCTCTGCTAGATCTGAAACATCATATAATGGTTGTTACATGACGTGACAATGATATAAAATGTGACAAGTTAAAAAGTATATTACATTAGGCACATATTTACCTGAAGAATTATGATTGTCAATGTTGGGCGACTCATTCAATATCCTTGTTAGAAAAATTGTTAATTCATTGAGTTAATTGGACTTCTCTTCTAAAAAAAAAGTATCCATTGTTAAATGATTCTAATGCCAGACATTTCTTTTCTTGAAAGCCCATATGTCAATATATTCCTTTCATTCGTAAAGTAGAAACTTAGGCTCCATTTGTTTaatataaaatgaataatttagaaaatatt
It encodes:
- the LOC139881898 gene encoding glutathione S-transferase F9-like encodes the protein MVVKVYGPDYANPKRVLVCLIEKGVEFETVPIDIFKDENRSPEFLSLQPFGSVPVIQDGDYTLFESRAIARYYAQKYKHQGTDLLGKTIEETGLVEQWLEVEAQCYSPPITDLIYKIVLDPIRGLTPDPKLIKESEDKLCKVLDIYEERLSKSKYLAGDFFSLADLSHLSLTQYLMGKMGKEYLIRDRKHVSAWWDDISSRPSWKKVLDQYSL